A stretch of the Macaca mulatta isolate MMU2019108-1 chromosome 14, T2T-MMU8v2.0, whole genome shotgun sequence genome encodes the following:
- the LOC144334552 gene encoding uncharacterized protein LOC144334552 — MQPGTSQAKVQALTSGPYMGQDGSRLEDLHSAEEETEAQTWMEGICPRPFGLLGQDPSPSPVAGRGSHAAPPATPIILHARHRPRSSSPLAWSHPSGPGSGAFHPASVTATEEHRDASRASVLQAKGDFPEHNHSPHPWVWIPRKDRPGSLDQDTNSSESIKTMEAGESREIPSAGEVGSLRQAQKLLLKAGGALCAL; from the exons aTGCAGCCTGGGACCTCCCAAGCCAAGGTCCAAGCTCTTACCTCAG GTCCCTACATGGGTCAAGATGGGAGCCGCCTTGAAGATCTCCATtctgcagaggaggaaactgaggcacagacatgGATGGAGGGAATTTGCCCAAGGCCCTTCGGCCTTCTGGGCCaggaccccagccccagcccagtgGCAGGAAGAGGGTCTCATGCCGCCCCCCCCGCGACCCCGATAATCCTGCATGCACGGCACAGGCCTCGGTCCTCCTCTCCCCTGGCCTGGTCCCACCCTAGTGGGCCCGGCAGTGGGGCCTTCCATCCTGCCTCTGTCACTGCCACGGAAGAACATCGTGACGCATCCCGGGCCTCTGTCCTGCAGGCCAAGGGGGACTTCCCTGAGCACAACCACTCACCACACCCCTGGGTCTGGATCCCACGCAAGGACAGGCCTGGGTCCCTGGACCAGG ATACAAACTCATCTGAAAGCATTAAAACAATGGAAGCAGGTGAGAGCAGAGAGATCCCAAGTGCAGGTGAGGTGGGGTCCCTGAGGCAGGCTCAAAAGCTGCTTCTCAAGGCAGGGGGTGCCCTGTGTGCCCTCTGA